AGAGTCGCCGTATCGGCTACACCACGCGGAAATGCTGCTGGCCGCCTTGGTCGGCTGCGCCTCGCTTTCGCTTCGTCGCGGAAAGCTGCACGAAGAGGCCTGGGATATCGCCCGGTTTTTAAAATTATAGAATGGATAAGGAGCGAATCATCAAAGATGATCATTTTAAAATCACCAAGAGAAATCGAAGAAATGAGACCGGCGAGCCAGATCGTTGCGGACTGCTACCGCGAGGTGGTCAAACTGATCGAGCCTGGGATCACCACCCGGGAAATCAATGACTTTGTTGCCAGACACATCACTAAGCTGGGCGGCAAGCAGTTTACGAAAGGGTACAACGGTTTCCCTGCCGAAACCTGCATTTCGGTCAACGATGTGGTCGCCCACGGCATTCCTTCGAACCAGGCGCTTATGGACGGCGACTTGTTGAAGCTCGACATCGTCGTGGAATACGGCGGATGGTTCGGCGATTCGTGCTGGTGCTATGCGGTGGGCAATATCCGGCCGGAGGCGCAAAAATTAATGAAGGTGACAAAGGAATGCTTGGATTTGGGGATTGCCCGTGCACTCCCCGGGGGTCGGCTCGGCGACATAACGTCGGCGATTCAACAGCATGCGGAAGCAAACGGGTTTTCGGTTGTACGCGATTTGCTCGCGCACGGGATCGGACGGAGCCTGCACGAGGAGCCGAGCTACGAGCATATCGGCATAGCTGGTAAAGGTATTCGGTTAAAGGAAGGCATGGTGTTTACCATTGAACCGATGATCAACGAAGGTACGTTTCGTATTACGATCGACGACGATCAATGGACGGCGAGAACGGCCGACGGCAAGTTGTCGGCACAATATGAGCATACGATCGCAGTTACACAGGACGGCCCACTGATTTTAACGGCCCAGTAAGAATAAAGACGAACAGTCGGGAATGCGTCATTTTAGGAAATAAGCGCCGACCCGGCCTGCTTGGTCCGGCGAAAGTTCGTAATCCGAAACGTGAAATAGCGCTGGTCCCAGGCTGGAACCAGCGCCTTTTTACATGGTTTGTATCTTTACCGATTTACGAAAAACCATATTGTTATGCGGTTTTTTATTATGACTTTGGTATCATGTTACGGATTTACACTCTCTCTTGGCTAGCCTATCTTGCATGTATGTTTTTCATTGCATATCTTGCTATTGGCTGAGCAATCAATAACTCAATCCAAAATGCTACACCAAAATTTCTAAACCAGCTGTGAAAGAAGTTCTGGAAAGGTTCTAGGCTTATTTGTTTCGTACCAACCAAGTTCCTATAATTGTGGTAGGCTACACAAGTCGTGCTAATAATAGTAAAGTATAATCAAGCAAAAAACTCATAAAGGAGTATATGAACAGTTGAGCAATTTTCTGAGTGAATTTGAGGAAAGATTTAGAGCAGGAGTTTTGGAAGATCTCAAAAGCATACTGGAAGAAGTGAAGGATGAAAAAGTTTACGCTTGCGCGTTTGGCACAGACAGCGATTTTGTCACCTTATTTCTAGCTGTTAATACTGAGGAATCACTTGTTAGACATATCACAAACATGAAAGCCCAAGACCTGTGCAACAGCAAGGAAGATGAAATTTATTACAGATGGGGATTAAGCGAATATCAATATGGCGATACAACACACCTCAATCATATTAGCAAATTTCTGTATGCAACCGACAATGTGTTGGACTATAAAGATGAAATGATAAAAATTATGGCCAAGGTAGTTAAAGAAACCGACGATGTACTTTTTACTCAATTCGGCCAATCCAAAGAAGATATTATTTTTTTCGTGTCCATGACAGATGATGATATGGCCGAGGAACTGGAAGATCAGTCTGTAATTCAGATGACAAATGCCAAATTAGTTGATGGCTTCTTGCATCGTTATCAATAATACTAAATCATTCTCTTTCACATGGTTTAACTTTTTTCCAATCTCAAACACTCACTTACCAGCTACTTATTTGTAACCTTTTGAAGATAAATACGGCGCTGGAAGGTACGTTAAATGGGAAGCAGCGAGATAAACTCCTTGCTTCCCATATGCTTATTTTGCGGTTAAATGTTCTTTCAACCACTGTCTATAAAACTGTAGTTGCTCTTTGGTGTGAAAATAATGCTTTCCACGTTCCATCACTTTTAGCTGGCAATGAAATCGGCTTGCAAACGTAGATATGACGTCATATTCACACAAGTCATCTTCAGAGCCATAAAGTATGGCAGTTGGCTTATTCCATGTATCAATTGGATGCGATTTAACATAGCAGTAATAATCCCAATAAAGTGTTCGCCCAATGGGTGTAGATATTTCTTTTTCAACTTTTAATCTATCCTCACTTACACTGAACCATGTCATCATATTTTTGATTATTCTCTCCATATCTAGCACTGGAGAAAGAAACAGACATTGTTTTAGTGGGAGATGATGATAAGCAAGCAAACTAAAATACGCACCCATGCTACAAGCGAAAATACTAATTTCATGCCATTGCTTTTGTGTGTAACGCATGATGATGTCAAGATCATGAACACAATTTTGAACTTTACAGACGTAGGTTTCTTCTTTGCGGTCACCATGTTCAGGCAAATCAAAACTAATGACTTGATACCCTTGTGCCGTTGCTTCTTCTGCAAATATAACGATCACATCATCTGCCTTGTTTGACATATTACCGTGGATAGCTATAAGTATCTTATCTGATTCACCACCCCACAAAATTGCCGGGATGCCCTCGATTTTCAATTTTTGCTTTATCATTACTTTATCCTCGCTTAAAACAGCTTGTTGTTGTCTTCCTTATCAAAATATTCTTTGTGATTCTATCCTATGATACTACGATGATGTGAGAAACTACGCCGCCATCATACTTATGGTATCGAAATTCGCTTGTTTTGCTGAGATGTGACTCCAGAGCAACTTATTATTGACGATACTGATCATAACTTCTGGTTCTATTACATCCTGGTAGGAAAGCATAACCAAAGTTGCAATATCTCCCATCTGATATGCAGCCGTTAATGCCCTTAGAAAAGTTTTCGATTTTTCACTTTCTGGTAAGGATAATTCGCCTTTTAAGAGTTCCTCCTGAACTGCTCCTAGCGATTTTCGTGCCCGATGAAGTGCAACTTTTACCGCTCCCTCTGTTGTGCCCAGTATGTCGGATGTTTCACTAATCGAAAATGCGAACACATCTCGCAGCAGGAAGACAGTTCTCTGAAGCGGTGATAGATGATTCATTAAGGACTGCAACGCTATCTCAATTTCATAAGTTCCATGATCCGGTTCAGTCACTTTCGCTTGTTCCCTATTCAATATCCGAGTGAAGACTGCTTTTCTCCGTATCTCATCAATCCAGGTGTTTTTAGCAATCCGCAGCAGAAGCGCTTTGGGATTGGTATGTTCGAAATTGTTTAACTTTCCTAATGCTTTTACCCAAGTATTCTGAGCCAATTCTTCCGCATCCCAATTTGATTTCGTAAGCGACAGACAGTAACGCTTCAGGACCGCCTGTAATTCGTCAAAGTTGTGGATGTTCACTGAATTGTCTGTCATCTGTATAGAATCATCTATGTTCATAGGCCTTCTCCTCCACAGTCATATTCTGCCCTCTGCTAAAGCAAAACCATTTGCTACCTTCATTGTAAACGAATTAGGGGTTGTAGAAGTTACACCATATACGCAAATCGTTTTTCTAATAAAAACTCCGTATCTTTTTACAGTCTGGGTTCGTTTACAAGAAGAAATCAATTGAACCAAGAAAATGGGGGTATACAAAATGAGTGTTTATGTTCCTTATGTTGTTGAGCAAACCGCTCAAGGTGAACGATCATACGATATCTATTCCAGACTGTTAAAGGATCGCATTGTGTTTGTAGGAGCAGCCATCGACGATCAATTAGCCAACAGCATTATTGCTCAATTATTGTTTCTAGCAGCAGAAGATCCGGAAAAAGATATTTACATGTATATCAACAGCCCAGGTGGCTCTACTTCCGCAGGATTTGCCATTTATGATACGATGCAGTACATCAAGCCCGAGGTGCATACGATATGTACGGGATTTGCTGCTTCGTTTGGCGCCATCCTCTTGCTGGCTGGTGCCAAAGGAAAACGTTCTGCACTGCCGAACAGTGAAATTATGATCCATCAGCCGCACGGCGGCGCACAAGGCCAGGCCAGCGATATTGCGATCAGCGCAAAACGAATTTTATGGACTCGTGAAAAGGCAACCCGTATCACAGCTGAACGGACTGGGCAACCTTTGGAAAAAGTGGAGAAAGACATGGACCGGGATTTTTTCATGTCTGCTCAGGAAGCACTGGAGTATGGCATCATCGATCAAGTGATAACTTCTTTGTAGAGTATGCACAAGACGACTTTATGCTTTCCCTGCTCCGGCCAAGAAACTACAAAAAACACGAGGTGATATCATGTTAGCAAGCTTGCAAGGCAAGGAAGTAACTATTCATTTCATTGACGGAACATGTGCAAGCGACGGGGTATTGGACCAGATTGACGACAAGTATGTTAAATACCTTACGCAATATCAGACGCTTGTTATTCCAATTACGTCCATTCGCACCGTATCCATAGACATTAAAGAAAAACAATCCAACAGAGTTGGATTCGCCCCATAAATCTAACATAGTATCACAGGTAATCGCCGATCCCACAAGTTTAAGCCATCCTTCCATGATTTGTGGAATCGGCAACCCGCATGGGTGAAAATTTCATTTTACGGAGGCATGGTATTATGGAAATCTCAAAGGGAGTGGAAATGCTTCAACTAGATTTTATTGGGAACAGGATTCATCCCATTCTGTTGTGGGATCGAGAAATGGCAGTGTTAGTAGATACAGGATTTCCAGGACAAATTGAAGATTTACGCTCGGCTATGGAAAAGGTAGGCGTATCGTTTGGCAAACTAAAAGCTGTGATTTTGACACATCAGGATGTGGATCATATAGGTTGTCTTCCTGAGATTTTGCAGGAGTGTGGCAACAATATTACAGTATATGCGCATGAGCTGGATAAGCCGTATATTCAAGGGGAACTCCCTCTTTTAAAAGATGGTCACCTTGAGAATCCCCCGAAGGGCAGAGTGGACAATACCTTAATAGATGGTCAGGAACTGCCGTTTTGCGGAACAATTCGAGTCATCCATACGCCTGGGCATACCCCTGGTCATATCAGCCTTTATTTGAAGCAAAGTAAGATTCTCATTGCTGGTGATTCGATGTACAGCGAAAACGGGATTCTCAGAGGAATTCATGCTCCGACTACACCTAATATAAGTGAAGCTCGTCTCTCATTGAAAAAGTACTTGGATCTCGACATTGCATCGGTGGTTTGTTATCACGGGGGATTAAGTAATGTAGAAGTTAATGACCAGATATTAGGACTTAGCAAAGGATTATAAAATTTACTCTTAGTTACGATATCAAAACTGGATTCCCTTGTAGATCGAAAGGGTCCGGTTTTTTCAGTTATGTGAGATGCCTCCATGTAGCGACTAGCGCAAAAATTCAATAAGAATTAATGATTGCTGCTTCCGTTGGCGGTGAACAATACTATTAAGAAAATTTATATGGTTTAATTCTTTCTAGATCTTTCATAATACAACAAATTGATTAACCCTTGAAACTGTAAATACAAGACCCCACTTTAACGAGATCGGAAGATACTGAATTTCCAATGCATATGCCAATATTTTTCTTCTCAGCTATTGAAGTTGAAATTTGAACCGAGCTAACGCTTAACACTGTCTCAACTTGATCTGCATTTTTAATAAGAATTTTATCTCCTATGATTTTTTTATTTCTGGGTAGGTTAAATGATCCAATTCTTTGTTTGTTCCTACTATGATTGTTCCTTCATCTATTGACTCAAAAGCCAAACTAACATTCATTATTTTTTCCATTTTAGACGTTGCCCTTATCGTTCTTCAATATATAGTCCACCCTTTACAATTTGGATTAGAACAACAACCACCTACTCTTTTAGATAATGTATTTTTTGTATTTTTGCAGAATTCATCTCTCACATTAACCGATCCTCCTAGCAATATGTATTTAAAAAGAACTTTATAGTAATAGTGATGAGAGACGTATTTCGGCTAGTTACTCAAATGATTTGAGTTGTTATTGGCATACTAAACATCTACTTTGATTAGTTTCATAGCTAAATATTACTATTACGCCCACCAATCTTTATCAAATAAAAGTTTATCCCTCGAAAGTTGGATTACAGAATGTGTAAACAAACTTTCTCATCTATAAAGAAAGCCATCTGTCTACACGTATTTCCCAAGCCTTATACTGCACCTATGTAATAAAAAAAGTAACTCCTAATGTGAGAGCTACTTAAAAAAGCTTAAATGGCATTGCCATTTGTTTCTACGATTTTTGTAAAGATAGTTTATATAATTCACTTACGATTCAATAGTCGTTTTTTCTACGAAGTTTCCATTCTCTTTAATAATCATCCTTGCCAACCTTCGTCCCGCTCTCTTAAAGAAAAATTCGTCAGTATAATTCTCTGAAACTATCGCTGAAATTTGATTTATGACCTCATTCTTTTTGTCATATTCTATTTTCCCCATTACATCCTCGCTCGGTCCATAACTATATACGACTCTTTCCTCGTCTTCGTAATCTTTTAACATGATTATATATACGGCCATTATTCTCACTCCTCGTAAATCTTCTCCCAATTCCACGGTCTTCCAGATTCTACAGTTTTATCATGCGCTGTTCTGTAATTCGTATGAAATATGCCTTCAAATCTCGATTCAAAAAGCTCATGATGTAGTAATTGTACATCAGAATCCACATACTTCCCATCGATTAATCTCTCCCACGCTTGTGATAGCTCAAAGTCTGGGTCAAATCTCCCGATTCCATGATCTTTAATGTGGATATCGTTAAAAACATGGTCTTTAATTCTTTGAATTCTATTTTGTGAAAAACCGGTATTTTTAGAAATATCTTCTACGTCTTAATTTCCTAAATTCCTAAATTTTTCATACAACTCTTCTGCAATAGCTTCTTCTCTAAAAAATTGGTCTGGAGAAATATTACGAGCACCAGATTCAGCATAATTAAAATCGTTTGATTTTATAATAGAAGAACGCTGTTCACTTTCTTTTAAGATATTGCTCGTACTTTTAGCGCCTTCATACTTAACGGATCCCTCCAAAAGATTTTTGGGCTTAATCAGTGCTTTGGTCGACGTAGAACCTATCATCAATCCTGCTGTACCAATCATATTAGCCCAGTGTTCCTTTGACCACGCATTGGTAGGATTGAATGCACCCTGAATCATGCCTGTTACTCCAAATGTACCGAAATTGAGCATGTCATTCCATGAATCGTTTTGTTTGGCTGCTCGTTCCATGTACCCTTGATACATTCCTTTTGGAATACCGTACGTCATATAATCCATGAAGCTCCAGAATGAATCAAATTTTTTCTCATATCGTTCTGAATTAGCTACTACAAAATCCTGACCAAGCTCTGCTAAGCTATCCGCCGATTTTTGGAAAGCATTTCGAGTATCTGGAGCAGGAACAGAACATGAATTAGGTGGAGGTGGTAAACAACTGGCGTCAATATTACCTGTTTCCAATAAATCAGTTAATCTAAACTTATCTGCATGATGGCGCAATTCTTTTGCAATAGAATCTGTAAGTGTAACAAATTCATTCATATTCTTCTGGGATGTTTGAAATCTGTAATAGAATTGCTCCTTCGTTATGCCCTCCCAGAATCGTCCCATAAACGAGATATGCTGCGATAACTTACTATTCATCTGCATCACCGTTTGCAGCGCAAGCTCAAACTTCTTAGAGACAGCTATAAGTTGTTCGGGTGTCACTTTAATGGTTGTCATAATGTACCTCATTTTGAGTTCGTTAGGACATAATACCATTATTCTAATTTATGGAAAACCTGCTTCATTCCTAATTGTTATAAGAATCAGAAGACTTATTCCCTATGACCTCTGACTTATATTTATTCAAATACTTCTCTTTTGCTGTCCATTCCTAAAATACATCTTACTTAAGTTATATGATTCACCTTATAAAAATAAGCCGATACATTGAAAGCTCGATCTCTTAGTTTCGGTAGTTTATCCCATCAATTATTTCAATTATCGTCAAAGCCCCTGCTTTGTACCCTGAAATATAATCTGAGGCAGATAATATAGAAATCAGTACATCATTTAAATCGGATAGTTCTTCGATTAATTCGTAATCTTGTTCCGACAATTTTGCTTTTAATGCTTTCATAGAAGCGGATATTTTCTGATGGACTAGCTCAAGCTCAGGGTTTTTAGGGTTGGTTCGTTCGCTTGGGTACCATTTTCCATAGTATAAATCCTCCAAGATACTCATATATTCATCTTCTTCTCCCTTTTAATAAGATTTTGTGTAAATTCCAGAATCGTAGATGCATTTTGTTCCCTGAAAATAGAATATCCCATTGTAATGTCAATAATGATGATTTAGCGAATATATCACTAGAAACCATTAAAAAGCCCTATCCCGTAGGATAGAGCTCTACATTTCTAATGACAACTTTGCAAAGTTGCATTGTCTACTCTAATTTATCTCATCTAATTGTTCGGCTGATTAAACTAATTTGGTATCAAAGTGTGTTTCGAAACTGAATCGATTATTAGATCCCAATCGTCATAGTGAATCTCATGCCCGGCACCTTCCAATGTCAGTAAAACCGCACCTGGAATTTCATTAGCAAGATGCATTCCGTGTTCATAAGGGATAATCGGATCCTCAGTACCGTGAATCACTAGGGCAGGGATGGTTATTTCCCCTGTCCTAGCCAAATAGGATTCTCCACCTGACAGCATAGCGTGATTGTTCATACTAGCCATATTGTTGCTTCGTTTCCAATCTTCTTTTGCCAATTGATAAACCTTATTCTCATCGAAGGGATGCTTTGAACCTACTAGAATTTTTGATCTACCCACCACAAAATCGACCACCGATTGTTCGTTCGTCCAATCTATTGCTTCCATATTCGAGAAATAGTCCATTACCTTTTCCTCCATCGGTGGAAGATCTGGAGCAAAATTGGACGTTGCTAAAAGAGTCACGGTTAATACTCTGTCTGGATGTCGTAGAGCTATCATCTGAGTCAGCATTCCGCCCATAGACATTCCTACGATATGCGCTTGATTAATCTTATAAGCATCCAAAACTCGAATCGCATCATCTGCCATGTCTTCAAAAGTATAGTCTGGTTGACCCGGTTCATAAGTTGTAGAACGTCCGACATCTCGGTTATCGTAACGAACGACAAAACGACCTGTATCAGCTAAACGCTGGCAGAATTCTTCCTCCCACCAGATCAGTGAGGATTGAGCGCCAATAATCAGTAATATTGCTGGGCGAACTCGCTCGCCGAAACTCTCACTACAGATTTCTATTGCATCGCTTTTTATAAGTAGTTCATTCATGTAGAATTCCTCCCTTCAATGATATATAACAAAAAAACACCGAATATTACCTTCATCACTTATCCCCACAAAGTATTCAGTACCCCTGCCTTAGGCAGACAGA
This window of the Paenibacillus polymyxa genome carries:
- the map gene encoding type I methionyl aminopeptidase; amino-acid sequence: MIILKSPREIEEMRPASQIVADCYREVVKLIEPGITTREINDFVARHITKLGGKQFTKGYNGFPAETCISVNDVVAHGIPSNQALMDGDLLKLDIVVEYGGWFGDSCWCYAVGNIRPEAQKLMKVTKECLDLGIARALPGGRLGDITSAIQQHAEANGFSVVRDLLAHGIGRSLHEEPSYEHIGIAGKGIRLKEGMVFTIEPMINEGTFRITIDDDQWTARTADGKLSAQYEHTIAVTQDGPLILTAQ
- a CDS encoding DUF4303 domain-containing protein; this encodes MSNFLSEFEERFRAGVLEDLKSILEEVKDEKVYACAFGTDSDFVTLFLAVNTEESLVRHITNMKAQDLCNSKEDEIYYRWGLSEYQYGDTTHLNHISKFLYATDNVLDYKDEMIKIMAKVVKETDDVLFTQFGQSKEDIIFFVSMTDDDMAEELEDQSVIQMTNAKLVDGFLHRYQ
- a CDS encoding alpha/beta hydrolase yields the protein MIKQKLKIEGIPAILWGGESDKILIAIHGNMSNKADDVIVIFAEEATAQGYQVISFDLPEHGDRKEETYVCKVQNCVHDLDIIMRYTQKQWHEISIFACSMGAYFSLLAYHHLPLKQCLFLSPVLDMERIIKNMMTWFSVSEDRLKVEKEISTPIGRTLYWDYYCYVKSHPIDTWNKPTAILYGSEDDLCEYDVISTFASRFHCQLKVMERGKHYFHTKEQLQFYRQWLKEHLTAK
- a CDS encoding RNA polymerase sigma factor; protein product: MNIDDSIQMTDNSVNIHNFDELQAVLKRYCLSLTKSNWDAEELAQNTWVKALGKLNNFEHTNPKALLLRIAKNTWIDEIRRKAVFTRILNREQAKVTEPDHGTYEIEIALQSLMNHLSPLQRTVFLLRDVFAFSISETSDILGTTEGAVKVALHRARKSLGAVQEELLKGELSLPESEKSKTFLRALTAAYQMGDIATLVMLSYQDVIEPEVMISIVNNKLLWSHISAKQANFDTISMMAA
- the clpP gene encoding ATP-dependent Clp endopeptidase proteolytic subunit ClpP; amino-acid sequence: MSVYVPYVVEQTAQGERSYDIYSRLLKDRIVFVGAAIDDQLANSIIAQLLFLAAEDPEKDIYMYINSPGGSTSAGFAIYDTMQYIKPEVHTICTGFAASFGAILLLAGAKGKRSALPNSEIMIHQPHGGAQGQASDIAISAKRILWTREKATRITAERTGQPLEKVEKDMDRDFFMSAQEALEYGIIDQVITSL
- a CDS encoding MBL fold metallo-hydrolase, which gives rise to MEISKGVEMLQLDFIGNRIHPILLWDREMAVLVDTGFPGQIEDLRSAMEKVGVSFGKLKAVILTHQDVDHIGCLPEILQECGNNITVYAHELDKPYIQGELPLLKDGHLENPPKGRVDNTLIDGQELPFCGTIRVIHTPGHTPGHISLYLKQSKILIAGDSMYSENGILRGIHAPTTPNISEARLSLKKYLDLDIASVVCYHGGLSNVEVNDQILGLSKGL
- a CDS encoding DUF6809 family protein, translating into MSILEDLYYGKWYPSERTNPKNPELELVHQKISASMKALKAKLSEQDYELIEELSDLNDVLISILSASDYISGYKAGALTIIEIIDGINYRN
- a CDS encoding alpha/beta fold hydrolase → MNELLIKSDAIEICSESFGERVRPAILLIIGAQSSLIWWEEEFCQRLADTGRFVVRYDNRDVGRSTTYEPGQPDYTFEDMADDAIRVLDAYKINQAHIVGMSMGGMLTQMIALRHPDRVLTVTLLATSNFAPDLPPMEEKVMDYFSNMEAIDWTNEQSVVDFVVGRSKILVGSKHPFDENKVYQLAKEDWKRSNNMASMNNHAMLSGGESYLARTGEITIPALVIHGTEDPIIPYEHGMHLANEIPGAVLLTLEGAGHEIHYDDWDLIIDSVSKHTLIPN